One stretch of Dehalococcoidia bacterium DNA includes these proteins:
- a CDS encoding thiolase family protein gives MTLRGRAAVVGIGEVPTRRLLEGRTLYGLCAEAAKMAINDAGLRKQDIDGLVTDGGAALATMAEYIDIKPNFATGVSMQGASGATATTVAASAINAGLCETVLVVMGNSRSSGPPGGGASVRSEWEEPYGMAPGAGTGYALIYNRHMYEYGTTQEQMAKVASDQRFNAVENPNAVFNGQTATVQDVMNSRYVNYPLRLLECVMPCDGAAALTMTTPERAKALPNRPAYLLGSGLEQSNANIWQTDRITTTPVATSAKRAFNMAGYAPGDMQFAEFYD, from the coding sequence ATGACTCTACGAGGAAGGGCGGCAGTTGTTGGGATCGGTGAGGTCCCGACACGCAGGCTCCTGGAGGGGCGCACCCTCTATGGCCTTTGCGCTGAGGCTGCCAAGATGGCTATCAACGATGCCGGACTGCGCAAGCAGGACATCGACGGCCTCGTGACGGATGGCGGAGCCGCGCTCGCCACGATGGCTGAGTACATCGACATCAAGCCCAACTTCGCCACCGGTGTCTCGATGCAGGGAGCCAGCGGCGCGACGGCAACCACGGTCGCCGCCAGCGCGATCAACGCGGGACTCTGTGAGACCGTGCTGGTAGTGATGGGCAACTCCAGGTCGTCGGGGCCTCCCGGTGGTGGCGCGTCGGTCAGGTCCGAGTGGGAAGAGCCGTACGGCATGGCCCCCGGCGCGGGCACCGGGTACGCGCTCATCTACAACCGTCACATGTACGAGTACGGCACCACGCAGGAACAGATGGCGAAGGTCGCATCAGACCAGCGCTTCAACGCTGTGGAGAATCCCAACGCCGTCTTCAACGGACAGACGGCGACCGTGCAGGACGTCATGAACTCCCGGTACGTCAACTACCCGCTGCGGCTGCTCGAGTGTGTGATGCCGTGCGATGGCGCGGCCGCATTGACAATGACGACCCCCGAGCGCGCGAAGGCGCTTCCGAACCGTCCGGCCTACCTGCTCGGATCCGGTCTGGAGCAGTCCAACGCCAACATCTGGCAGACCGACAGGATCACGACTACGCCCGTCGCCACGAGCGCGAAGCGGGCGTTCAACATGGCGGGGTACGCTCCGGGGGACATGCAGTTCGCCGAGTTCTACGATTGA
- a CDS encoding PIN domain-containing protein, with the protein MHVVFADTGYWIALASGRDELRPTIVHVTESLDVSMVVTTEMVLVEFLNHMSRGGEYARTVAMDMMMGLLSDSDVEVVPQTTAQFSEALSRYASRLDQRWSLTDCASFLVMEERNITEALAYDRDFEQAGFVSLLRRDRE; encoded by the coding sequence ATGCATGTCGTCTTCGCGGATACAGGCTATTGGATAGCGCTTGCCTCCGGCAGAGACGAGTTGCGCCCTACCATTGTGCATGTAACTGAGTCGCTGGACGTGTCCATGGTGGTCACTACTGAGATGGTTCTGGTTGAGTTCCTCAATCACATGAGCAGAGGTGGAGAGTATGCGCGCACGGTTGCGATGGATATGATGATGGGGCTGCTAAGTGACTCCGATGTGGAGGTCGTTCCGCAAACCACGGCTCAATTCAGCGAGGCGTTGTCAAGATACGCCTCAAGGCTGGACCAAAGATGGAGCCTCACCGACTGCGCGAGCTTTCTAGTCATGGAGGAGCGCAACATAACTGAGGCATTAGCCTACGACCGGGATTTCGAGCAGGCGGGCTTCGTCTCTCTTCTGAGACGAGATCGAGAATGA
- a CDS encoding Zn-ribbon domain-containing OB-fold protein — MTTQYTKPMPVPMNPELSKPFWEATKRHELVMPRCRTCANIFFYPREQCPVCMSDDLGWTRVSGRGRLYSYTVVHQSAHPAFQPETPHIYAIIQLNEGPRMPSNLIDCEIEDAEIDMPVEAVFDDASDEYTLVKFKPATDV; from the coding sequence ATGACCACACAGTACACCAAGCCCATGCCGGTCCCCATGAACCCGGAGCTGTCCAAGCCGTTCTGGGAGGCGACGAAGCGCCACGAGCTCGTCATGCCCCGGTGCAGGACGTGCGCCAACATCTTCTTCTACCCGAGGGAGCAGTGTCCGGTCTGCATGTCTGATGACCTCGGCTGGACGCGCGTCAGCGGCAGGGGACGGCTGTACTCGTACACCGTAGTGCACCAGTCGGCGCATCCGGCGTTCCAGCCTGAGACTCCGCACATCTACGCGATCATCCAGCTTAACGAGGGACCGCGAATGCCCTCCAATCTCATCGACTGCGAGATTGAGGACGCTGAGATAGACATGCCTGTCGAGGCCGTCTTCGACGACGCCTCCGACGAGTACACCCTGGTGAAGTTCAAGCCGGCAACCGACGTCTGA